A stretch of the Snodgrassella alvi genome encodes the following:
- a CDS encoding YihY family inner membrane protein, translated as MNIHLFKSRYLQQRLLQFLLFVAHNYQRCNLPLIAASLTFTTLLALVPFFTITVIVVNAFPMFADMASRFNQFLTHIIVPAAGADSVSDYLYAFRDKASGLTAVGISFMIITSLMLIQTIEHAFNQIWQARDQRPIWIRILIYWALLTLGPLVLGMSLSALGFLSNPDNVAGQIPFYSKIFKISTNLALITLLLFLLYKLVPFCFVNWRHALTGALITAIGLDLLRRGFAIFVTHFGNYQLVYGAFAAIPVFLIWLNLLWLLLLAGAVLTSSLPYWHQDRFLHLRQYQPFENALDLMYRLILCQQQGQAIKSCELQQLLSISDKHLDQILSKLKHKHYITDSSNGWVLQTDPNKITLADLYQLFIYQPNQYSAIASSIQTLLNPCLQHMNISLSEWARHFRAQEKENQQQKKAQKPNKALAISDK; from the coding sequence ATGAATATACATTTATTTAAAAGCAGATATTTACAGCAGCGCCTGCTCCAGTTTTTACTCTTTGTCGCACACAATTACCAGCGCTGCAATTTGCCTCTGATTGCCGCCAGCCTAACCTTCACCACCCTATTAGCATTGGTACCGTTTTTCACCATTACCGTGATTGTGGTTAACGCATTTCCCATGTTTGCCGATATGGCCTCACGGTTTAATCAGTTTCTAACACATATCATCGTTCCGGCAGCTGGTGCTGATTCCGTGAGCGACTATCTTTATGCTTTTCGTGACAAAGCAAGCGGTCTCACCGCAGTAGGCATCAGTTTCATGATCATCACTTCGCTGATGCTGATTCAGACTATAGAACACGCATTCAACCAAATCTGGCAGGCACGTGACCAGCGTCCGATATGGATACGTATTCTGATTTACTGGGCCTTGCTGACACTGGGACCATTGGTGCTGGGCATGAGTCTTTCAGCCCTCGGTTTTTTGTCCAATCCAGACAACGTAGCCGGCCAAATTCCGTTTTACAGTAAAATTTTCAAAATCAGCACCAATCTAGCATTGATAACTCTATTGCTGTTTCTACTGTACAAACTGGTACCATTCTGTTTTGTAAACTGGAGGCATGCCTTAACCGGTGCATTAATTACTGCAATCGGGCTGGATTTACTGCGACGAGGATTTGCTATATTTGTCACCCACTTTGGCAATTATCAGCTTGTATACGGTGCTTTTGCTGCCATACCAGTATTTCTAATCTGGCTGAATTTGTTATGGCTGCTCTTACTCGCCGGCGCCGTACTCACTTCTTCATTACCTTATTGGCATCAAGACAGATTTCTGCATCTACGTCAGTATCAGCCGTTTGAAAATGCACTTGACCTCATGTACAGACTGATCCTGTGCCAGCAGCAAGGACAGGCCATAAAATCCTGTGAACTACAGCAGCTTCTAAGCATCAGCGACAAACATCTGGACCAGATACTAAGCAAACTCAAACACAAGCACTACATTACCGACAGCAGCAATGGCTGGGTATTACAAACCGATCCCAACAAAATTACGCTAGCCGATTTATATCAACTATTTATATATCAGCCCAACCAGTACTCAGCCATAGCCAGCTCCATACAAACACTGCTCAACCCCTGTTTACAACATATGAATATCA
- a CDS encoding GDSL-type esterase/lipase family protein gives MYTKTHLAILSCCLWIMACSADPAPAQSSRKHHSTALPDNNTAQLAKAFKKKSINIVQLGDSHTAADYLTDAARVRLQQQLGNGGPGWAMPTQFPGMRLARYTYQNQGWQAISSRTDTNVNYALGGLIATPAVGSVMTIATKEQEAEQTVTVSIRQGPNDENLSVTDSTGQQIELAAHPKDNQWHFSQFNARFPITVKAGMNFQTAIGGWWARNQNRQGAVFSALGINGFQLNQWNRWNTTAWQQELNVIAPDLIILAFGTNEAYNNLDTATVKQNLIETIALIRTASPNSAIMLLGAPESLKSTAGSCGVRPEKLTELQNMQKEVAQNQHTFYWDWQAVMGGECSMKTWIGEGLARSDGVHFTASGYQRLGEALADSILALPQHR, from the coding sequence ATGTACACTAAAACACATTTAGCTATCCTAAGCTGTTGCTTGTGGATTATGGCCTGCTCTGCCGATCCGGCTCCGGCTCAATCTAGCCGTAAGCACCATAGTACAGCTTTACCGGACAATAACACGGCACAGCTGGCAAAGGCCTTTAAGAAAAAAAGTATTAACATCGTACAGCTAGGAGACTCACATACAGCTGCTGATTACCTTACAGATGCCGCCCGTGTACGTCTGCAACAGCAGCTGGGTAACGGCGGCCCTGGTTGGGCTATGCCAACTCAGTTTCCCGGTATGCGGCTGGCACGCTATACCTATCAGAATCAGGGTTGGCAGGCCATATCAAGCCGCACGGACACCAACGTAAACTATGCGCTCGGCGGCCTGATTGCCACTCCTGCCGTCGGTTCAGTAATGACAATAGCAACTAAAGAACAAGAAGCAGAGCAAACTGTAACAGTCAGCATCCGGCAAGGGCCGAACGATGAAAATTTATCTGTTACCGATAGCACCGGCCAGCAGATTGAACTGGCCGCTCATCCTAAGGATAATCAGTGGCATTTCAGCCAGTTTAATGCCCGTTTTCCAATTACCGTCAAAGCAGGCATGAATTTTCAGACCGCCATCGGTGGCTGGTGGGCACGTAATCAAAACAGGCAAGGAGCAGTATTTTCGGCACTTGGAATCAACGGTTTTCAGCTCAACCAATGGAATCGCTGGAATACAACGGCGTGGCAGCAAGAACTGAACGTGATTGCACCAGACCTCATTATTTTGGCCTTCGGTACAAACGAAGCCTACAACAATCTAGACACCGCCACAGTAAAACAGAATCTTATCGAAACCATAGCTCTCATCCGTACTGCCTCACCCAATAGCGCTATCATGCTGCTAGGTGCTCCAGAAAGCCTTAAAAGTACCGCTGGTTCATGCGGCGTACGTCCAGAAAAACTAACCGAGCTGCAAAACATGCAAAAAGAAGTAGCGCAAAATCAGCATACTTTCTACTGGGACTGGCAGGCTGTCATGGGTGGCGAATGCAGTATGAAAACATGGATTGGTGAGGGTTTAGCGCGTAGCGATGGTGTGCATTTCACAGCCAGTGGTTATCAACGTCTGGGTGAGGCACTTGCCGACAGCATACTAGCATTACCACAGCATCGTTAA
- the wrbA gene encoding NAD(P)H:quinone oxidoreductase: protein MKNLPILVVYYSLSGSTRNLALALARGINSVAGCEALLRTVPKVSAECEATAAAIPDEGAPYVTLEELQDCAALALGSPTRFGNCAAPVKYFLDSTSSLWLAGSLIGKPACVFTSTTSLHGGQESTLLSMITPLLHHGMLICGIPFSEPQLNATHSGGTPYGASHVAGMHNNTQLSEAEEALAFAQGKRLAELTLRLARK, encoded by the coding sequence ATGAAAAATTTGCCTATTCTAGTGGTGTATTACAGTTTATCTGGCAGTACCCGCAATCTGGCTCTAGCGCTGGCACGAGGTATAAATAGTGTGGCTGGTTGTGAAGCTTTGTTGCGTACTGTACCTAAAGTATCGGCTGAATGTGAGGCAACTGCTGCCGCCATTCCGGATGAAGGTGCACCCTATGTTACGCTTGAAGAGTTACAGGATTGTGCCGCATTGGCGCTGGGTAGTCCTACCCGTTTTGGCAATTGTGCCGCACCGGTGAAATATTTTCTCGACAGCACTAGTAGTCTGTGGTTGGCCGGCAGCTTGATTGGCAAGCCTGCCTGTGTGTTTACCAGCACTACCAGTTTGCATGGTGGGCAGGAGAGTACTTTACTGAGCATGATAACGCCATTGCTGCATCACGGGATGTTGATATGCGGGATTCCGTTTAGCGAGCCACAGCTCAATGCTACGCATAGTGGCGGTACACCCTATGGTGCCAGCCATGTGGCCGGAATGCACAATAACACTCAGTTAAGTGAAGCTGAAGAAGCGCTGGCATTTGCTCAGGGTAAACGGCTAGCAGAGCTAACTTTGCGGCTGGCACGCAAATAA
- the nfsA gene encoding oxygen-insensitive NADPH nitroreductase: MTYHTNLKSAATLPTIYRHRSIRKFTEEALNDEQREAIWEAGRAASSSSFMQSTHIIRVTDADKRAALCEVAANQKYVRTAAEFWVFCVDYTRHRLAFPEAQLDWTEAMIIGSVDAGIMAQNCLLAAESLGLGGVYIGSLRNDTARAAEILELPSLTFPLFGLCLGYPAQDPMYRPRLPLDTLVSENRYRPLDPAKLAAYDEQLTQYYRDRSGLDLNWSKAVANNFAQPVRPHILPFLHQQGLATR; the protein is encoded by the coding sequence ATGACTTACCACACCAATTTGAAGAGTGCGGCTACTTTGCCTACAATTTATCGCCACCGCTCAATTCGTAAATTTACTGAAGAAGCTTTAAATGATGAGCAGCGCGAAGCTATATGGGAGGCAGGACGTGCGGCGTCTTCTTCTAGTTTTATGCAAAGTACACATATTATCCGTGTCACAGATGCAGATAAGCGTGCGGCTTTGTGCGAAGTGGCTGCCAATCAGAAATATGTGCGTACGGCGGCTGAATTTTGGGTATTTTGTGTAGACTATACCAGACACCGGCTGGCTTTTCCGGAAGCGCAGCTTGATTGGACTGAAGCGATGATTATTGGCTCGGTTGATGCGGGTATCATGGCTCAGAACTGTTTGCTGGCTGCGGAATCATTGGGTCTGGGTGGTGTGTATATTGGTTCTTTACGCAATGATACAGCCCGTGCAGCTGAAATTCTGGAATTGCCATCGCTGACATTTCCGCTGTTTGGGTTGTGTCTGGGATATCCGGCACAGGATCCGATGTATCGTCCGCGCTTGCCATTGGATACGCTGGTGAGTGAAAACCGCTATCGTCCGCTTGATCCGGCTAAGCTGGCTGCCTATGATGAGCAGCTGACGCAGTATTATCGTGATCGTAGTGGTCTAGATCTCAATTGGAGTAAGGCCGTTGCCAATAATTTTGCTCAGCCGGTGCGCCCGCATATTCTGCCATTTTTGCATCAGCAGGGGCTGGCCACACGCTAA
- a CDS encoding DUF459 domain-containing protein: MQTSKYRRLPTYHSHNQKKKYTQFEQMPVVSVKTVTTVPMVVASDEESESKIQPSKSNKQQFRYVLLSLILAAGLSLWLMQDSVENYYQQTYHKNSILSKLKQYSWWQAGAKAALVLNSGISWLNQNITSANHNVTTSFNQHVADAEKNKTTITQKPQLTVQQNLQQTAKQDSIKSSFTLGAKDEVFFAGDSLMQGVAPHIQKWLSEGYGIKSINLAKQSTGLTYPGFFNWPETIARTLNDNPRIKIMVIFLGPNDPWDIPDPHNGTRFISFASARWESMYRSRIQTIMDTARQHQVTVLWLTPPDMRRHKLNQQMVYLRQLTTDEVMRNHGFVVDTRAMLGSNGDEYTDTLMQPNGKKIKTRSADGIHFTISGQKIIARDIFNRFILPAQPNKNDYSNVH, translated from the coding sequence ATGCAAACTTCTAAATATCGCCGTCTGCCAACCTACCATAGTCATAATCAGAAAAAAAAATATACTCAGTTTGAGCAAATGCCCGTGGTAAGCGTGAAAACAGTGACCACTGTACCCATGGTAGTGGCATCCGATGAAGAATCAGAATCAAAGATACAGCCAAGCAAAAGCAACAAACAGCAGTTTCGGTATGTTTTGCTAAGCTTAATCCTTGCTGCCGGCTTATCTTTATGGTTGATGCAGGATTCCGTAGAAAACTATTATCAGCAGACGTATCATAAAAACAGTATTTTATCCAAACTAAAACAATATTCGTGGTGGCAAGCAGGCGCCAAAGCAGCATTGGTACTCAATAGTGGTATCAGTTGGTTGAATCAGAACATTACATCTGCCAATCACAATGTCACAACAAGCTTTAATCAGCATGTTGCTGATGCAGAAAAAAATAAGACCACTATTACACAAAAACCACAGTTGACAGTGCAGCAGAATCTGCAACAGACAGCTAAACAAGACAGTATCAAATCATCTTTCACACTGGGTGCCAAAGATGAAGTATTCTTTGCCGGTGATTCCTTAATGCAGGGGGTGGCGCCACATATCCAGAAATGGCTAAGCGAAGGCTATGGTATCAAAAGCATTAATCTTGCCAAGCAAAGCACTGGACTCACCTATCCTGGCTTTTTCAACTGGCCTGAAACCATCGCTCGTACCTTAAATGACAATCCCCGCATTAAGATTATGGTAATATTTCTGGGGCCAAACGACCCGTGGGATATTCCTGATCCGCATAATGGCACCCGCTTTATCAGCTTTGCTTCTGCGCGCTGGGAAAGCATGTACCGCAGCCGCATACAAACGATTATGGACACTGCCCGCCAGCATCAGGTAACTGTACTATGGCTTACCCCGCCGGATATGCGCCGCCATAAACTTAATCAGCAAATGGTTTACCTGCGTCAGTTAACTACTGACGAGGTAATGCGAAATCATGGTTTTGTTGTTGATACCCGCGCCATGCTCGGTAGCAATGGAGATGAATATACTGATACCTTGATGCAACCAAATGGCAAAAAAATCAAAACCCGTAGTGCAGATGGTATTCATTTCACCATCTCAGGGCAGAAAATTATTGCTAGAGATATTTTCAACCGCTTTATCTTACCGGCACAGCCAAATAAAAACGATTACTCAAATGTACACTAA